In the Desulfobulbaceae bacterium genome, AAACCCGTATTGCCGACTTGCCGGATTTTGATATGGCTCGACAGCTGAAAAGCGAAGAAGATATAGCCGCCTATGTAACTATGGTCATCGAAGGGGGCGACGCCGCCGAACTGGCCCATGCCTTGGGTATTGCCGCCAAAGCCCGCGGCATGAGCGAAATCGCCCAGGCCACTGGAATTACCCGCGAAGCATTATATAAAGCTCTCAAACCGGGAGCACACCCTCGCTTTGACACCATCAACAGAGTATGCGCGGCCCTTGGGGTCCGCCTTGTGGCTCAACCGCTGCATCACCACTAAAAACATTCCTATTTGGCCATCCTCAGTTATCCTGAGCGCTGTCAACAGGAAAGGTGCAACGTGAAGGCTTGGGGCCAAGCCCATTGCCATTGCTTCCAGCGCCACCTGAAGCGTTTTGCGAAAAAACAGTTTTGATTAACAATTGATATTTTATCTTTTCAAACATATCAAATACACTCATTTCTTATCTAATTCAAAAGGGCTGTTACCCAGGGTTGCGGCGTCATGCTCGTACCAAGGCACGACACGAAAGTCACACTCGCTCATCTCGGGATCACCAAGAGAAACCTGGAGGAAATTTTATTAACCCTTTCAGTGGATAACTATTCCAGCGGCCCGGAAACCGACCGGGACCAGAGCTGCGATACCTGGGTGTTCGGCAAACAGATTCGCGGCTATGAGATGTATATCAAGTTGAAAGTGGCTGAAGTATCAGGAACAAAAATAGCAAAATGTATTTCATGTCATATCTCAAAATATCCCATGAAGTACCCTTGCAAAACCTCGGAATAGGTTACTTACGAGGAGGTGGAACATGATCAATATATGTCCGTGTCCGAATTGCGAAAAAGAAGCCAAAATTAATTACGTCACCCAACTTGAAGGTATCGATGTTCGTGGTGTGACCATTGAGGTCGAGGCCCGATATTACCAATGCACGGAATGCGGGGTGGAATTTGAGAACACGCAAGGCCCTGACGCCTTGGAAGCGGCCTACCGCGAGTACCGCCGCCGCCACGAGATGTTGCAACCGGAAGATATCCGTGAATGGCGCAAAACTTACGGCATTACGCAAAAGGAATTGTCTGCTTTATTGGGTTGGGGTGGCGCAACTTTAAGCCGTTACGAAAATGGGGCCTTGCAAGATGAAACCCATGAGAAAATGCTCCGAATGGCCATGGAGCCGCACAATCTGCTTAATCTTATCAAGGAAACGCCCCACGCTTTTATCCCGGAAAAACGGGATCGGCTGATCCAGCAGTTGGAGGCGGCTGAGTCCGAGGGTGATTCTATCAACAGAATATTTGAATTGCGGTTAGGGAATTATCAACCGGATGAATTGAGCGGTTATCTGAAATTGAATTTAGCTAAATTACAGAATGCCATTTTGTTTTTCTGTAAAGGGGGCCAGCTTAAGACGAAACTCAATAAGCTCCTCTTCTATGCGGACTTTAAGCATTTTAAGGAAAATGCTGTTTCCATAACCGGCGCAAGGTATGCGCATCTGCAGCACGGCCCGGTGCCGAATAATTACGAATTTTTCTTCGCGTCCTTGACCCACTCAAGGCAAATTGAGGTTAGTGAGATTCAAATCTATAAATATTACGGAGAGAATTTCGTTTCTACAATTGAACCTGATCTGTCAGGTTTTGAGCCATCTGAGTTGAAGGTCCTGGCAGAAGTGAAAGAAATTTTCAAGGATTTTACCGCCACCCAGGTAAGAGATTTTTCGCACCGAGAAAGAGGGTATCAAGAGACCACTGACCACGAGCTCATCTCCTATTCATTTGCTGAAGATTTGCAGATATAGCGGGCTTTTGGCGGGCTTTTGTGCGAGGTCGGACCGAGCCAATACAAGCTAATTGGTTGATATATTCTTTTTGGTTTACTCAATGCGCTTGATGGCAGTATTGTATATTTCCTTATCTCGCCGTGGTCCAACGGCAAGTACATAAACCGTAACCTTTGCCTCTATCACCTGGTAAACCAGGCGATAGTCTCCTACTCTGAGTTTACGGAAATTGGCTAAATTTCCGGAGAGTGGCGCGCCAAATTGTACCGGATCTTCAGTCAGCTGGGTGTCAATTGCCCGCACTATACGGCGGGCTGCCGTTGGGCTTATACTTCCCAGATCATCCTCGACGTCCCTGTGGTATATGACGGTCCAATTCATTTGCCAAACTTTCTCATCATTTCTTTATGGGAGAGTGCTTCTTCAGGCTTAAAGCTTTTCAGGCGAGCAAAGGCAAGGGTTGCGAGGCGTAAATCTTCTATTTCCTCTTCCATGGCTTCATATGCATCGATAGAGAGAAGAATTGCTTTAGGCGCATTGTTTTTAAGGATTATAAGCTTTTCCGTTTCCCCCTTTTCCAATGAGTCAAGGGTTGCAGCTGTTTTTTTGGAAAGTGCGGTTGCCGACAGGTAATCTTTTGCGTGCATTATTCTACCCTCCTTTGGTGGAAAATAATCCATATTATAATCAGATTAATTACCACTGTCAATCGGTGACTTTTAACATCCAATCACGTAATGTCATCAATTCTAAGCAGAACCGCATCGCCAAGTTTTTCGTTTGAAATCTCACATTTCGTCTTTTTGTTTTTTGCAAAGGAGTGCAAATCAGCAAAGGCCGGAACTTGAAGTCTTGCATGTCCAGTTCGTGATGTCTCGGTAATGGCTTTTCGGATAGTGCACGTTTTGCAGTGTGTTGTATTTCCACACCCACCAGTCTCGCTGGCATGGGGACATTCAAAGATATCACCAACCGTTTTTTCTTCGATTTGATCTGGATCGATATCATTCTTACACCAAGCACATACTTTTCTCATTATTGCCCCCTATGTCGTTAATTTACTATATGGTAAGAAATGAAAAAATCAAGGTTAACTACGGCCACTTCATGGCGCCATGCAGGTCTCTCAGTACCACAAGGGAGTCGTCCTTGACTTTCCCCGGGTTTGTCTATATACCGGGATGACTGAAATACCTTTTACACTGTTTCTGCCGTTTGACTCGCTGGAAAATACTATGCCGCATACAGTCCCAGACTTTATCAAGGCCTTAATGGCCCCCAACGCTTACCCCCATAAGGTAGACACGGTTAAACTGATCCAGACCCACATATCGTATGTGCTGATTGCCGGCGATTTTGTTTATAAGATTAAGAAGCCAGTCAATTTTGGTTTTTTGAACTTTACCAGCCTGGATAAACGAAAATTTTTCTGCGAGGAGGAACTTCGATTAAACCGACGACTCTGCCCATCGATCTATCTTGAGACTTTACCCATCAACCATACTGCAAACGGCCACTGCCTTGGAGGATCAGGAGAGACCATTGACTACTGTGTGAAGATGGTTCGGATGCCAGATTCGGGCATGATGGGCAATGTAATTGCGGCTGGCAAGCTCACCAGAGAGCATATTGATGCGATTGTCGCAATCCTTGAACCCTTTTATGAGACTGCGCAGGGCGGCAAAGATGTTGCTCAAAATGGAACCGCTGAGGCCGTCGGTGTCAATGTTATCGAAAACTTTACCCAGACAGAGCAATTTGTCGGTTGCCCAGCCCTGAACAAAAATGAGTTCGATGCCATCAATTCGTACTCCCGGCGTTTTTTGGAAAAAAGTCACATCTTTGAAAAACGTATTGCCCAAAATAGAATTAAGGATTGTCATGGTGACCTGCACTCGGCTAATATCTGTTTAGCTGACAGTGTCTATATCTATGACTGTATCGAGTTTAATACCCGCTTTCGATTCTGCGATATCGCCAGCGATCTCGCTTTTCTGGCCATGGATCTCGACTATCATAATCTGACAGATCTTTCTTCGTATTTAATTAGTCGTTACAAAGAAGATTCTGGTGACACTGCGCTTGATGAGGTGCTTAATTTTTACAAATGTTATCGGGCTTCGGTACGTGGCAAAATAGGCCTGCTTACTGCCCATGAACAGGAGGTTGACGAAAAAACACGCGCCACTTCCCTGAGGCAGGCAACTAAATACTATCTACTGGCCCAGAAATATGCGAGGGGTTAGGTTTAGGGGTTAGAGGTTAAGGGTCAAGGGTTAGGGGTTAGGGGTTAAGGGTTAAGGGTTAAGGGTTAAGGGGCAATGGTTAAGGGTTAGGGGTTTCTTTTATGATTCATCGGCAACCACAAATTTTTGTTTTTTTTGGCATGATTGCCACCGGCAAAAGCACCTTGGCAAAAATGTGGGCAAAAGCCCATGAAATGTTTTATTATAACTCGGACGTGGTCAGAAAGGAGATTGCTGGCAGTGCGGCTCAGCGCTCTGACAAAAGCTCTTTTGGTCAGGGCATTTATTCGTCAGGTTTCAGTCAAAAAACGTACGCCTGTTTGCTTGATAAAGCCGAAACCGCGGTCAAGAGCGGGCAATCTGTTGTGCTTGACGCTTCATACTCTTCAATTGATAACCGTCAGCAAGTCATTGCCCTGGCCGACAAATATTCTGTAACTGTCTGCTTTATTTTCTGCACCTGCCTGGAAGATGAGATGCGAACCAGGATGGAAAAACGTGCCCAAGACCCCCTGGCCGTTTCAGATGGACGCTGGGAGATCTATCTACAGCAAAAAGAAAGTTTTGAATCATTAGACCATCTTGGCGATCAACTGATCACCATTAACACAGTACAATCACCAGAGAGGCTGTTTGAAGAGTTAAAAACCCGTTGCGCTTCTTAATTTTACAGCCGCTCACGACTACACTGAAAACAAAAGGAGAAATATCATGAAAGCCCTTATTTGCGGCTCTTTTGCCTATGACAATATCATGGTCTTTAATGACCGGTTTAAAAACCATATCCTGCCGGATAAAGTGCATATTTTAAATGTTAGCTTCCTTGTACCTGAAATGCGGCGTGAGTTTGGCGGTTGTGCTGGAAATATCGCCTACAACCTTGACCTTCTGGGCGGCAAGGCCGCACCTATGGGAACAGTCGGCCAGGATTTCGACCCCTATGCACAATGGATGGATCAATGTGGCGTTGACCGTTGCCATGTCACCACTATTGACGGGACCTTCACTGCCCAGGCCTTTGTGACCACTGATCTTGACGATAATCAGATTACCGCGTTTCACCCTGGAGCCATGAATTTTGCACACCACAACAAGGTGAGTTCCGCTTCCAATGTCACTATCGGTATGGTCTCTCCCGATGGCCGAGAAGGAATGATTGAACATGCCCAACAGTTTGCTGAGGCTGGCATCCCATTTATTTTTGATCCAGGTCAGGGCCTGCCCATGTTTAACGGTGAGGAACTAATAAACTTCATCAAGCTCGCCACATGGCTTACCGTCAACGACTACGAGTGGCAGTTAGTTCAGGAGCGTACCGGCTTAAATGAGCTGGAAATTACTGAAATGGTCAAGGCTCTGATCGTTACCAGAGGCGGCAAAGGTTCGATTATCTGTGCCGGCCGGGATCGCATCGATATCCCGGTTGCCAAAACCCGAATTTTAAACGATCCAACCGGATGCGGCGATGCCTATAGGGCCGGTCTGTTATACGGTATTATGAATGACCTGGATTGGGCCACCACCGGACGCCTTGCCGCACTACTCGGGGCCGCCAAAATTGAAGAGCACGGCACTCAAAATCACCGTTTTGACTTGCAGGAAATCAAAGACCGGTTTAAAGAAAATTTTGATTACAGCATGGAGTAGATAGCGGATCACCGCCTAAGAACAGCACTAACTTTTTAATTTTTAACTTTTCATTTTTAACTGCCGGCGCCGCCGGCTAGGAGTTGCCGTGTATACGCGTGTTCATCTCTTGCGTTTCCCCAAGGAAACTATTGACCAGCCAATTATCTGTAACCTGGTGAAAAACCACGACCTTGAGTTTAATATCCTTAAAGCCGATATTTTCCTCCAGCAGGACGGTCTTATGGTGCTGGAGTTAACCGGCCAGAAAAAGAATATTATGGCCGGGCTCAAATACCTGAGAGATTTGGGCGTCTCGGTTGAAAAGCTGGCTACAGTTATTCATCGTGATGATGAAAAATGCTTCCAGTGCGGCGCCTGTACAGGTATCTGTCCCACTGGCGCTTTGTCAATAACCAGGCCGGATATGGCTGTGCCTTTTAATCCTGATAAATGCACTGGCTGTGGACTGTGCGTGCATGTCTGCCCGGTACGGGCCATGGAAATTTCGATGGATCATACGGTCCGGGGGCTGGAGTAAGGCTTTTACACGTTACTGACATATAGCTGTAGTTGCCGCAGCAGTTGTTGAGGGTTTTTCTGATAGTCCGCAATAAGCTTTGTTTCAATGGCGGCGTTAAAGGCGTAGATTCCCCCCGGCAGGCGCCCTCGAAACAGATGCAGCGCGTGCTGGCCCTTTTCCCCAGGCAAACGCATGTCCAAGCCGTAGCCAACAACCCAGTCGTTGGGAACTTGCTTGCCACAAACAGCTTCCAGCCTATCAAGTATTATATTAGCTTCGACAGCACGCCCTCTATTTTTTTCCAGCATGAAATAAGCAGACAGTTTCTTTGGGCTAAATGAAGGAAGGTACTCCTTGACCAGCCAGGTCACTGTATTTCCCGCATCAATAAGATCATCAAGAATAACGACCTGATCATAGTTTGCCAGAGTTAAAACTTCTCTCCCGTTACAGTGCAGGGGCTGAGAGAGTTGATGCTTTTGAGCTTGCGATCCATCAATATAGCTGCTCACTTTCAGGCTGGCGACCTCATACCCCATGTTCTCAGGTTTAAAGGAACTCAAGTTTTCGCAAACCATTTCACAAAAGGGAATGGCCCCTTCTAGCAGCTGAATTAAAAGTATTTTTTTTCGGCTGTACCGCTCCACAAGTTCCAGGGCAATTGTCTGCGCAATACGTGAAATCTCACTTGAGCAAAGCACCCCGCCAATAAAAATAGGTTCAATTGTGCCGTCTGAAAAGGCAACCGTTCTTGGCCAGAACACCCCGGCCACTTCTGCCATCTCGCCTTTCAATCCACCAAGAAGGGGGAATTGCTGGGGGTCCATCGACAAAGTCGAGTTGTCGCTTATGATGTAGCGAGGAGACATTGATCAACCCATTGAGACGCGTTTCTTTACCTCTGGAAACAGGCTGATATCAGTATGAGGCAGGAACATCGACCCCACATATTGGTCTGCAAAACTTTTGACTTCAGAAAGCTCAAAACTTGTCATTTTACGAACCACCTGCACCACATCCTTGCGGATATGATTACTGAGTTCACTCATTCTGGCACCCATTAACGAACCATTACCAATATACATGACTGTGTCCGGGTCTACTTCAGGGAGCAATCCAACTGTCATGGCACAATCAATATCAATATATGAGCCAAAGGCCCCGGCAAGAATTATCTGCTGCAAATCGGCGACCTGCAGCCCAACCTCTTCAATTAAGGTTTTAGTCCCCGCAAAAATAGCGGCCTTTGCCCTGATAAAATTTTCAATATCAACCTCATTGATGACAATATCATGTTCAACACCAGCATCCTTTTCCCAGGACAGTACATACTCCATACCACTGCGCCCCTGGCGAATACGATCGGTTTCAACAATGTTAAACTTGCCGCTCTGGTTGATCACTCCATGCTCAAACAGCGTAGCGATAATTATCAGCAAACCTGAGCCACAGATCCCGACCGGCGGCATCTGGCCTATTGTTAAATTCATAGGCTCGTAACTTTGCGGATTGATGCTGAAATCTTCAATTGCTCCTTTAGCGGCGCGCATGCCGTGCGTTATACCGCCACCTTCAAAAGCCGGCCCGGCAGAACAGGCGGCGCATACCATCCAGTCTTTATTGCCGATAACAATTTCGGCATTTGTACCAATATCAATAAAAAGGGTAATCAACTCAGTTCGGTGCATGCCGCAGCCCATAACCCCGGCAACTATATCACCACCTACATAACTTGAAATCGCAGGGTAGAGCAGCGCAACCGTATGGCTGGGCAGTTCAAGACCCAGATCAGAGGCACGAAGCGGCGGGAAAAAAGTTGATACGGGGATGTACGGCGCCCGACGTATATTGTCCGGTTCCAACTTCAAAAACAGATGGGTCATCGTTGTGTTGGCAGCTATGGTGATCGAATTGATCTCGTCCCAGGTGATCGGGATTTCACAATAGCCCTTGTTGGCTAAATCACTTTCGCTAACAGGCGGCCTGCTTGATTTCAGCAGTTTTTTGATAAGCTCATTGATCGTGCCAGTAACAAGTTCATGCATCATTTGCAGACCTCTGGGCTTTTCTGCATAAATGATCCTTGAGATAACATCCTCCCCATAACTTATCTGGGCATTGT is a window encoding:
- a CDS encoding 4Fe-4S binding protein translates to MYTRVHLLRFPKETIDQPIICNLVKNHDLEFNILKADIFLQQDGLMVLELTGQKKNIMAGLKYLRDLGVSVEKLATVIHRDDEKCFQCGACTGICPTGALSITRPDMAVPFNPDKCTGCGLCVHVCPVRAMEISMDHTVRGLE
- a CDS encoding type II toxin-antitoxin system Phd/YefM family antitoxin — encoded protein: MHAKDYLSATALSKKTAATLDSLEKGETEKLIILKNNAPKAILLSIDAYEAMEEEIEDLRLATLAFARLKSFKPEEALSHKEMMRKFGK
- a CDS encoding AAA family ATPase is translated as MIHRQPQIFVFFGMIATGKSTLAKMWAKAHEMFYYNSDVVRKEIAGSAAQRSDKSSFGQGIYSSGFSQKTYACLLDKAETAVKSGQSVVLDASYSSIDNRQQVIALADKYSVTVCFIFCTCLEDEMRTRMEKRAQDPLAVSDGRWEIYLQQKESFESLDHLGDQLITINTVQSPERLFEELKTRCAS
- a CDS encoding type II toxin-antitoxin system RelE/ParE family toxin, which translates into the protein MNWTVIYHRDVEDDLGSISPTAARRIVRAIDTQLTEDPVQFGAPLSGNLANFRKLRVGDYRLVYQVIEAKVTVYVLAVGPRRDKEIYNTAIKRIE
- a CDS encoding putative addiction module antidote protein, translated to MADLPDFDMARQLKSEEDIAAYVTMVIEGGDAAELAHALGIAAKARGMSEIAQATGITREALYKALKPGAHPRFDTINRVCAALGVRLVAQPLHHH
- a CDS encoding carbohydrate kinase family protein, translated to MKALICGSFAYDNIMVFNDRFKNHILPDKVHILNVSFLVPEMRREFGGCAGNIAYNLDLLGGKAAPMGTVGQDFDPYAQWMDQCGVDRCHVTTIDGTFTAQAFVTTDLDDNQITAFHPGAMNFAHHNKVSSASNVTIGMVSPDGREGMIEHAQQFAEAGIPFIFDPGQGLPMFNGEELINFIKLATWLTVNDYEWQLVQERTGLNELEITEMVKALIVTRGGKGSIICAGRDRIDIPVAKTRILNDPTGCGDAYRAGLLYGIMNDLDWATTGRLAALLGAAKIEEHGTQNHRFDLQEIKDRFKENFDYSME
- a CDS encoding DUF4065 domain-containing protein — protein: MINICPCPNCEKEAKINYVTQLEGIDVRGVTIEVEARYYQCTECGVEFENTQGPDALEAAYREYRRRHEMLQPEDIREWRKTYGITQKELSALLGWGGATLSRYENGALQDETHEKMLRMAMEPHNLLNLIKETPHAFIPEKRDRLIQQLEAAESEGDSINRIFELRLGNYQPDELSGYLKLNLAKLQNAILFFCKGGQLKTKLNKLLFYADFKHFKENAVSITGARYAHLQHGPVPNNYEFFFASLTHSRQIEVSEIQIYKYYGENFVSTIEPDLSGFEPSELKVLAEVKEIFKDFTATQVRDFSHRERGYQETTDHELISYSFAEDLQI
- a CDS encoding DUF4445 domain-containing protein — encoded protein: MKAAREAGLHINASCGGAGVCGKCRIIVESGEVLGGKSEKLSDRDYEKGYRQACTTEIVADVTIRIPEESGAQGGVLGIDVPQRHRARMHVFDVDSIKREGIFDPPVEKLSLELSAPSSVDNRADVGRVIQGLADQYEIHRMVTGLSVLRKIRRALREKNFLVTVTVGRPVNEKFKSHLINIQSGNWTNRNFGLAFDIGTTTVYGQLVDLNTGKVVSEAGDYNAQISYGEDVISRIIYAEKPRGLQMMHELVTGTINELIKKLLKSSRPPVSESDLANKGYCEIPITWDEINSITIAANTTMTHLFLKLEPDNIRRAPYIPVSTFFPPLRASDLGLELPSHTVALLYPAISSYVGGDIVAGVMGCGMHRTELITLFIDIGTNAEIVIGNKDWMVCAACSAGPAFEGGGITHGMRAAKGAIEDFSINPQSYEPMNLTIGQMPPVGICGSGLLIIIATLFEHGVINQSGKFNIVETDRIRQGRSGMEYVLSWEKDAGVEHDIVINEVDIENFIRAKAAIFAGTKTLIEEVGLQVADLQQIILAGAFGSYIDIDCAMTVGLLPEVDPDTVMYIGNGSLMGARMSELSNHIRKDVVQVVRKMTSFELSEVKSFADQYVGSMFLPHTDISLFPEVKKRVSMG